One Sulfurihydrogenibium subterraneum DSM 15120 DNA segment encodes these proteins:
- the metK gene encoding methionine adenosyltransferase: protein MRTIKSAESVCQGHPDKIADIIADAILDDLISKDPYTRASIEVLVTMGLVHVAGEISTDAYSDIPTIVRNTLIEIGYTKPEYGFDGYTAGVITTINDQSPEISLGLPSDRAGDSCIVVGYATNETENYMPLPCNVASEITEKLTILRKDGTLPFLRPDGKALVSVEYEDEKPVRVKNIAIMVQHEPYITERELKEAIIEEVIKKLKYKDYISEKTNIVINPIGRFIIGGPMADTGLTGRKIAADAYGTACPNGGSAFSGKDPTKVDRSASYFARFIAKNIVSRGLADRCKVEMVYAIGSEYPLIINLDCENGEKIEKNLYKFSVSDIIELLKLRKPIYKKTALEGHFGKEDEELLWEETEELFDYFLKEGKNAG from the coding sequence TATACCAGAGCTTCTATCGAAGTTTTAGTCACTATGGGTCTTGTTCACGTAGCAGGCGAGATATCTACCGATGCATATTCGGACATTCCTACAATAGTGAGAAACACGCTTATTGAGATAGGATATACTAAGCCAGAGTACGGTTTTGATGGATATACAGCAGGAGTAATTACAACTATAAACGACCAAAGCCCAGAAATTTCTTTAGGACTACCTTCAGATAGAGCAGGAGATAGCTGTATTGTTGTAGGATACGCAACAAACGAAACAGAAAACTACATGCCTCTTCCATGTAATGTAGCAAGTGAGATAACAGAAAAACTTACCATTCTGAGAAAAGACGGCACCTTACCATTTTTAAGACCTGACGGTAAAGCTTTGGTCAGCGTTGAGTATGAAGATGAAAAGCCTGTTAGAGTAAAAAACATAGCTATTATGGTTCAACACGAACCATATATCACAGAAAGAGAATTAAAAGAAGCAATTATCGAAGAAGTAATAAAAAAACTAAAGTATAAAGATTACATAAGCGAAAAAACAAATATAGTTATAAATCCTATTGGTAGATTTATAATAGGTGGACCAATGGCAGATACAGGACTAACTGGAAGAAAAATTGCTGCAGATGCTTATGGAACAGCCTGTCCAAACGGTGGAAGTGCATTTTCTGGAAAAGACCCAACAAAAGTAGATAGGTCTGCTTCATACTTTGCAAGGTTTATAGCAAAAAACATAGTTTCAAGAGGACTTGCAGACAGGTGTAAAGTTGAGATGGTTTATGCAATAGGTTCAGAGTATCCATTAATTATAAACTTAGATTGTGAAAATGGAGAAAAAATTGAAAAAAATCTTTACAAATTCAGTGTAAGTGATATAATAGAATTACTAAAACTTAGAAAGCCTATATACAAAAAAACAGCATTAGAAGGCCACTTTGGGAAAGAAGATGAAGAATTATTATGGGAAGAAACAGAAGAACTTTTTGACTACTTTTTAAAGGAGGGGAAAAATGCAGGCTAA